The genomic segment tctctACGGAACCTGTCTTCCTGTCTTCCTGTCTTGTCCAAAATCGGAATCAGTCCACGGAAGCAAGATGAAGCTTAATGATCGAAGACTGAGGCTAACGGAGCTACTCTTACGGATCTCCATCAGTGTCCTCTCCCTTCTTGCGCTTATCTTGATTGTTACAGACTCTGAGGTCAAGCTTATCTTCACAATCAAGAAGAAGGCCAAGTACTCCGATATGAAGTCGGTTGTGTAAGCTCCTCGAGAACACCATTTCAGAATTTTACTAATTATCCAACACCATTTCACTTTAGGGAGATGACAAATTtcgcaactttttttttgtgttgttcttgtttGGGATGCAGGTTCTTGGTGGTGGCTAATGGGATAGCTGCGGTTTATTCTTTGTTGCAATCAGTTCGTTGCGTGGTGGGTACTATGAAAGGAACTGTTTTGTTCAGCAAGCCTCTTGCTTGGACCATATTCTCTGGTGATCAGGtgagtttagtttagtttagtgTTTCTCTTTATCCCTACATTTTGTTGCCTAAATTAGTGTTTTGAGTTGTGAGATTTGTGGCTTTTTGCTTTGTCATTTTGAGATCTCGGGAGGTCAAATTAGAGGAAAAGTAAGGTACTATACTATGTTGAAAAGTCTCTCCAAGCATTTAATTGGTTTGGTTGGATATTAGAATTGAATTAACTTATTTAGGTATGAAAATGTTGCTTGCTTGCTTTGTTTGCATTCGAAAATTGAATCTAGGAGACGAAGTTTTGTTGGGACATTTAAAGAGTGTAGTTGGCAGCAAATGTTAATGATGTGATTTGTGGAATGAGCAGGCTATGGCGTACTTGAGTGTGGCGGCCATAGCAGCAACAGCAGAGTCTGGTATGATTGCAAGGGAAGGAGAGGAAGACTTGCAATGGATAAAAGTGTGCAATATGTATGGCAAGTTCTGTAACCGAATGGCTATAGGAGTATCCAGCGCCTTGTTTGCCTCCATTGCTATGGTTTTCGTCTCTTGCATCTCTGCTTTTAGTCTTTTCCGCTTGTACGGTGCGACCAAGGACCGCAGAACCTCGCCGTGGTGAAGGGAAATGCGCATTGTGTTTAGTAGTGTAGGCTCTTgtttttctacttctttttcttgatgAATGATGATCTTTCTATGTGACAAATCATATGTAAAACTGGACTGATATGTTCTTTGGTGTCGTCAATGTGCCATATtctgtgataaaaaaaaacaagactatGAGTTTTGCTTTGTAACCTCTTTACGGTATAGAATGTACTGCTTCTATAGTTATGTgtaagaaaatatcaaatccaTGCCCTAGAGTGGAGTGGGAGTTTATTTAGGGTTATTGACTTATTGAGCAAAGCACTCACCTACCTCATagtgttgttgtttctcttttacACCGACCTATATTGCAACTCTAATTATATTTAGGCCCTTTTACACAATAAGATTATTACAAGGCCCGTTATTGCTATTTACGTTTTTGACTATTCAACCCCTTTTAAGGTTTGAGTTCATCTTCCTTCCTTTGTTCGTCGTTTTGATCGAACCAAAAAAGGAAGCAAGAAAGAACCTTTCGACGCCGTTCTGATTTTCCGATAGCCACAGCTTCTCTGATACCAATCTTTAATCGTCGCCCCTTTGTTTTGGTTCTGCTTCGCCTTCAAAGTTTAGTAATTGTAAGTTCTGAATAGAAAGCGATATGTCGGAGAAGTTTTCGCCGACCTTGAGGCTCGGAGATCTCAACGATTTCATTGCTCCGTCTCAAGCTTGTGTCATATCTCTCAAGAGTACAAAACCCATTATTAAGAAGACTGATCGACCCCAGGTCCGAAAGTTCCATGCTTTCTTTCGTTTTCTTATCTTGGTTGAGTTTTATTGCTTCTTGGGTCTCTTTCATTCTCAGCTttatattgcttaatgcctc from the Camelina sativa cultivar DH55 chromosome 12, Cs, whole genome shotgun sequence genome contains:
- the LOC104731974 gene encoding CASP-like protein 2B1 — encoded protein: MKLNDRRLRLTELLLRISISVLSLLALILIVTDSEVKLIFTIKKKAKYSDMKSVVFLVVANGIAAVYSLLQSVRCVVGTMKGTVLFSKPLAWTIFSGDQAMAYLSVAAIAATAESGMIAREGEEDLQWIKVCNMYGKFCNRMAIGVSSALFASIAMVFVSCISAFSLFRLYGATKDRRTSPW